One stretch of Rosistilla oblonga DNA includes these proteins:
- a CDS encoding peptidylprolyl isomerase, with product MKIATFETTKGTIRIELFPEQTPKTVENFETLVGKGFYDGLSFHRVIPDFMIQGGCPQGTGTGGPGYNFEDEFVPELRHDGPGVLSMANAGPNTNGSQFFITHVACPHLDGKHSVFGKVIEGQDVVDSIAQGDKMDKVTVSDE from the coding sequence TTGAAAATTGCAACGTTTGAAACAACTAAAGGTACCATTCGTATCGAACTGTTCCCCGAACAGACACCAAAGACCGTCGAGAACTTCGAGACCTTGGTCGGCAAAGGTTTTTACGATGGTCTGAGCTTCCATCGCGTGATCCCCGACTTCATGATCCAAGGTGGTTGCCCGCAAGGGACCGGCACCGGCGGACCTGGTTACAACTTCGAAGACGAATTTGTTCCCGAACTGCGTCACGATGGTCCCGGCGTTTTGTCGATGGCCAACGCCGGACCAAACACCAACGGTTCGCAGTTCTTCATCACGCACGTCGCTTGCCCTCACTTGGACGGCAAACACAGCGTGTTCGGTAAAGTCATCGAAGGCCAAGACGTTGTCGATTCGATCGCTCAAGGCGATAAGATGGACAAAGTTACGGTTTCGGACGAATAG
- a CDS encoding IS4 family transposase — MTARKSHSMSSDARTQNLSAAFELLKQWTDIGDADVFEELGPAAVYKTSVVLWLMLFQRLNPKASLRDAVLHFIATAPSELKTNKRLREGSLSTKSSSYSDARHRLSLKAAHWFQERVASSIVNSTAPTWGDRRVFLIDGTTFTLAPVAELQAAYPPASNQYGESVWPIAYVVFAHELSSGAAVPEEIGAMYGPNAVSETRLAQTLMKRLPAKSIIMADAGFGIFSTAYHAHLNGHNFVLRLKKDRFNRIRKRAELIHSTATSKSYRVSWTPSAKERVTNPDLPSDCVIAAMIHELKIGEDILYLVEDIDATPKQLRDLYWKRNDIEVDIRNIKLVIGTEEIRAKSKEMFLKEFALSMVAYNLATQLRRQAAVIAECEPRELSFTGAWSVYRHMLQGIEVSDPGRWIERLGRVLHYASKQKLPNRPGRSYPREAYARRPKTTHFQKRRKKSKPNDPEDPTSK, encoded by the coding sequence TTGACTGCCAGAAAAAGCCATTCCATGTCGAGCGATGCAAGAACTCAGAACCTTAGTGCGGCTTTCGAACTGCTCAAACAGTGGACGGACATCGGCGATGCCGATGTGTTTGAAGAGCTTGGGCCAGCGGCCGTCTATAAAACAAGTGTAGTTCTGTGGCTGATGCTCTTCCAACGCCTCAACCCCAAGGCGAGCCTGCGAGATGCCGTGCTCCACTTTATCGCAACGGCTCCCTCGGAACTCAAGACGAACAAGCGACTTCGTGAGGGTTCGCTTTCGACGAAGAGCAGCAGTTACAGTGATGCACGACATCGGCTCAGCTTGAAGGCAGCTCATTGGTTCCAAGAGCGTGTCGCATCGTCGATCGTTAACTCGACGGCGCCGACATGGGGTGACAGGCGTGTGTTCTTGATCGATGGAACGACCTTTACACTGGCTCCAGTGGCCGAGCTTCAGGCCGCTTACCCACCCGCCTCTAACCAGTACGGCGAAAGTGTGTGGCCAATCGCGTATGTGGTTTTCGCACATGAACTCAGCTCGGGGGCAGCAGTGCCTGAGGAGATTGGAGCTATGTATGGCCCAAACGCCGTCTCAGAAACTCGGCTTGCTCAAACTCTCATGAAGCGACTCCCGGCTAAATCCATCATCATGGCCGACGCTGGGTTCGGAATATTTTCGACTGCTTATCATGCCCATTTGAATGGACACAATTTTGTTCTACGGCTAAAGAAAGATCGATTCAATCGAATTCGGAAGCGGGCAGAGCTAATCCATTCGACAGCCACTTCGAAAAGCTACCGGGTGTCCTGGACTCCTTCGGCCAAGGAACGAGTAACCAATCCAGACCTCCCATCCGACTGTGTCATAGCGGCGATGATCCATGAATTGAAGATCGGGGAAGATATCCTCTACCTCGTCGAGGATATCGATGCGACGCCCAAGCAACTGCGCGATCTGTACTGGAAACGCAACGATATCGAAGTCGATATCCGCAACATCAAACTGGTAATCGGTACCGAAGAGATCCGAGCGAAGTCGAAGGAGATGTTTCTCAAAGAGTTCGCCTTGTCGATGGTCGCGTACAATTTGGCGACCCAATTGCGTCGCCAAGCCGCAGTGATTGCCGAGTGTGAGCCACGGGAATTAAGCTTTACGGGCGCGTGGTCTGTCTACCGTCACATGCTGCAGGGGATTGAAGTCAGTGACCCCGGTCGTTGGATCGAACGTTTGGGTCGCGTGCTGCACTACGCCTCAAAGCAAAAGCTCCCCAATCGCCCAGGACGCAGTTATCCACGCGAGGCCTACGCCCGCCGCCCCAAAACCACCCACTTCCAGAAACGAAGAAAGAAAAGTAAACCCAACGATCCAGAAGACCCAACGTCAAAGTGA
- a CDS encoding CRTAC1 family protein produces the protein MARRNRNSAKMNPRSGAVSKPLLAALAILIVAAVGIWFFTRPRVDVQQTLTQLRTAVGQIENLEVDPAQQTLLAIQPLFPDDPSLQQNLAVNAVSRLRQLAGTIDNVSLDPEVVEAARQQFPAAVSEAQQNIDSFAALAGENAVAAWLHSRLLQVQASQVDPSQATQLAAENVRFLTDTLAEHPDWLTLVGPLTTALDESSDDSLSQSVLPTLIAASEANPRNLYAVMQAISVAVKQRDPAATGLLQRSKQLAEPLVPETSTIAASLGMEPLDVADRVIQAIADDDWQQAGLYTNYWINLHKGTAAYRTDLRLATPHELDFLSFDLSRRLGAQWAAADRETTPPIPIGFDIQSVTETAGTAAKQVAWVDFDIDGTAELAVLDEDGLSILQREDERWQRIATATVPADSQRFVVADLFLVDSSDRNRLRKSRVQTTEVSDARRANQHDTFRSFVVSGPAGVTVLQANPEATDPQQRLREPEKPTNLESISGVTASIACDIDADGDIDLVFGTETEGVQIWINRGNMTFFPVAAHSQLPPSDNPAIDFAFVDFDRDLDLDLLTVLRDGTVGVLENLLHLQFRWQPKDWQSGDGGVATRIAVGDIDGNVSWDPIIAAGDGLQVVFSETSDIGVWKEIGRAKSPLAGAQFVTSEFNNDAWLDLVAWNEAGFAIDSLGFDGVTTSLGEFAIESGAAIRDVSPGDWDGDGRIDLAVASDDGVWIASNTTQGTGNYLRASFKGIDDNASGRVNHYAIGSVLELRYGPYYRAQVITEPISHFGMGTESEAITLRAILPNGVTQSVVQPAANQILYEQQTLKGSCPYLYSWDGEKFAFVTDCLWAAPLGLQVAPGKVVPDRPWEYLKVDGRFVQPRDGFYELRITEELWELAYFDHLQLTAIDHPADVEIFTNEKVGPPSIAEHKIHALDQDCIQPVRSAVDSSGDDVTNLLKHADEDYVQGFREQYCQGLCVPHWIELDLADIDPAAERLSLVLTGWIFPTDTTLNIQIAQNPDLASVVYPVLEVPDGNGGWQTAIPYIGFPGGKTKTIVVDITGKLNPDDRRVRIRTSAQIYWDQAVVAVDPPEVETRQYALNLQSASLGFHGYSAQLPRQSTQPHRYDYEDVATAPKWPPLSGTLTQYGDVLAKLTKWDDDMVVMAAGDEMRLRFPVPDAPIPAGWKRDFVLHCVGWDKDADLHTLAGQTTGPLPFRAMSAYPPPITQVGEAEAAQQRNAATQTRSQRYREFWQRPAVPGL, from the coding sequence ATGGCGCGTCGAAATCGAAACTCGGCGAAGATGAATCCCCGCAGCGGTGCGGTCTCCAAGCCGCTGTTGGCGGCCCTGGCGATCTTGATCGTCGCCGCCGTTGGGATCTGGTTCTTTACGCGTCCGAGGGTCGATGTCCAGCAGACGTTGACCCAGCTGCGGACCGCCGTCGGGCAGATTGAAAATCTCGAAGTCGATCCGGCGCAACAAACGCTGTTGGCGATCCAACCGCTGTTCCCCGACGATCCCAGTCTGCAGCAGAACCTCGCCGTCAATGCGGTCTCCCGCTTGCGGCAACTGGCTGGGACGATCGACAACGTCAGTCTCGATCCCGAGGTTGTCGAAGCGGCACGCCAGCAGTTTCCTGCCGCGGTCAGCGAGGCCCAGCAGAATATCGACAGCTTCGCCGCATTGGCTGGCGAAAACGCCGTCGCCGCTTGGCTCCACTCACGCCTGCTGCAAGTCCAGGCCTCTCAAGTCGATCCGTCGCAGGCGACGCAGCTGGCCGCGGAAAACGTTCGGTTTCTGACCGACACACTGGCCGAGCATCCCGATTGGTTGACGCTTGTTGGGCCGCTGACGACCGCCTTGGATGAATCGAGCGACGACTCGCTTTCACAAAGCGTTTTGCCGACGCTGATCGCGGCGAGCGAGGCGAATCCTCGCAATCTTTATGCCGTGATGCAGGCGATCAGCGTCGCGGTCAAGCAGCGTGATCCGGCGGCGACGGGACTGTTGCAGCGATCGAAACAGCTAGCCGAACCGCTGGTGCCGGAGACCTCCACAATCGCCGCCTCGTTGGGGATGGAGCCGTTGGATGTTGCCGATCGCGTGATCCAGGCGATCGCCGATGACGATTGGCAGCAGGCCGGACTGTACACAAACTATTGGATCAACCTGCACAAAGGGACGGCTGCCTATCGCACCGACTTGCGACTGGCGACGCCTCACGAACTCGATTTCCTGTCGTTTGATCTGTCGCGGCGACTGGGAGCGCAGTGGGCTGCGGCGGATCGCGAAACCACACCGCCGATTCCGATCGGCTTCGATATTCAAAGCGTCACCGAAACCGCGGGGACTGCGGCGAAGCAAGTCGCTTGGGTCGACTTCGATATCGACGGGACAGCGGAACTGGCGGTCCTCGACGAAGACGGTTTGAGCATCCTGCAACGCGAAGACGAGCGTTGGCAAAGGATCGCCACCGCGACGGTTCCTGCGGACAGCCAGCGTTTTGTCGTCGCCGATCTGTTTCTCGTCGATTCGAGCGATCGCAATCGGTTGCGGAAGTCGCGCGTTCAGACGACGGAAGTGAGCGACGCCCGCCGCGCCAATCAACACGATACGTTTCGCAGCTTCGTCGTCTCCGGCCCCGCCGGGGTGACGGTGTTGCAAGCCAATCCGGAGGCGACCGATCCGCAGCAGCGGTTGCGGGAACCGGAAAAGCCGACGAATCTGGAATCGATCTCCGGCGTGACCGCTTCGATCGCCTGCGATATCGATGCCGATGGCGATATCGATCTCGTCTTCGGGACCGAGACCGAGGGCGTGCAGATCTGGATCAATCGCGGGAACATGACCTTTTTTCCCGTCGCCGCGCACAGCCAATTACCGCCGTCGGACAATCCGGCGATCGATTTTGCGTTTGTCGATTTCGACCGCGATCTCGATCTCGATCTGCTGACCGTTTTGCGCGACGGAACGGTCGGAGTGCTCGAGAATTTGCTGCATTTGCAGTTCCGTTGGCAACCGAAAGATTGGCAATCCGGCGACGGCGGGGTGGCGACAAGGATCGCTGTCGGCGACATCGACGGCAATGTCTCGTGGGATCCGATCATCGCAGCGGGGGACGGGCTGCAGGTGGTCTTCAGCGAAACAAGCGACATCGGCGTTTGGAAAGAGATCGGTCGGGCGAAGTCGCCGTTGGCCGGGGCGCAATTTGTGACCAGCGAGTTTAACAACGACGCTTGGTTGGATCTCGTCGCTTGGAACGAAGCCGGCTTTGCGATCGATAGCCTCGGCTTCGATGGCGTTACCACTTCGCTGGGCGAATTTGCGATCGAATCCGGCGCGGCGATTCGCGACGTCAGCCCAGGCGACTGGGATGGCGATGGACGAATCGATCTGGCGGTCGCCAGCGACGACGGCGTTTGGATCGCCAGCAACACGACGCAGGGAACGGGCAATTATCTGCGAGCCAGTTTTAAGGGGATCGATGACAACGCCAGCGGCCGCGTGAATCATTACGCGATCGGATCGGTTCTGGAACTCCGCTACGGCCCCTACTACCGCGCTCAAGTCATCACCGAGCCGATCTCTCATTTTGGGATGGGGACCGAATCCGAAGCGATCACGCTGCGAGCGATCCTTCCCAATGGAGTCACGCAAAGCGTCGTCCAGCCCGCGGCGAATCAGATCCTTTACGAACAGCAAACGCTCAAGGGATCATGTCCCTATCTTTACAGTTGGGATGGAGAGAAGTTCGCCTTCGTCACCGATTGTCTGTGGGCGGCGCCGCTGGGACTGCAAGTTGCCCCCGGGAAAGTTGTACCCGATCGGCCCTGGGAATATCTGAAAGTCGATGGTCGCTTCGTCCAACCGAGAGATGGATTTTATGAGCTGCGGATCACCGAGGAGCTTTGGGAACTGGCCTACTTCGACCATCTGCAACTGACAGCGATCGATCATCCCGCCGACGTCGAGATCTTTACTAACGAGAAGGTTGGCCCGCCGAGCATCGCCGAGCACAAGATCCACGCGTTGGATCAGGATTGCATCCAACCGGTTCGATCGGCTGTCGATTCCTCGGGGGACGATGTCACCAATTTACTGAAGCACGCCGACGAGGATTACGTCCAAGGATTCCGTGAACAATATTGCCAGGGATTGTGCGTGCCGCACTGGATCGAATTGGATCTGGCCGACATCGACCCGGCCGCCGAACGATTGTCGCTGGTGCTGACCGGATGGATCTTCCCCACCGATACGACACTCAATATCCAGATCGCTCAGAATCCCGATTTGGCGAGCGTCGTGTATCCCGTTTTGGAAGTTCCCGACGGCAATGGCGGCTGGCAGACAGCGATCCCTTACATCGGATTCCCCGGCGGGAAGACGAAGACGATCGTCGTCGACATCACCGGCAAATTGAATCCCGACGATCGCCGAGTGCGGATTCGCACGTCGGCTCAGATCTATTGGGACCAAGCGGTTGTCGCCGTCGATCCGCCCGAAGTCGAGACGCGGCAATACGCTTTGAATCTGCAATCGGCATCGCTCGGCTTCCATGGCTATTCGGCTCAACTGCCGCGGCAATCGACTCAGCCGCATCGCTACGATTACGAGGACGTAGCGACAGCGCCGAAGTGGCCTCCGCTGAGCGGAACGCTAACGCAGTATGGCGACGTGTTGGCGAAGCTGACCAAGTGGGATGACGACATGGTCGTGATGGCGGCTGGCGACGAGATGCGACTCCGCTTTCCCGTTCCCGACGCCCCGATCCCCGCGGGCTGGAAGCGGGATTTTGTTCTGCACTGCGTCGGGTGGGATAAAGATGCCGACCTGCACACGTTGGCTGGCCAAACGACGGGACCGCTACCGTTTCGAGCGATGAGTGCTTACCCGCCACCGATCACTCAGGTAGGCGAAGCGGAAGCGGCACAACAGCGGAATGCCGCGACGCAGACTCGCAGCCAACGGTACCGCGAGTTTTGGCAGCGTCCAGCGGTTCCAGGTCTATAG
- a CDS encoding sigma-54-dependent Fis family transcriptional regulator — MPSKTDYFSSHWPSVVRELSCELLRQVAAGEPLATTFYPAISRVLADFRPGAIAIVRQRGMDWGLEPAFAAASDFRIAAVPEVVISSALEAQFIGHDSGWVAAAIASKDRAPSVLVVQLPRAAVDQVDALRPLMIGLAELAALLLQIAGDQAARAAEIQRLTTMLEIAATWQQQRDWSELLESMAEAATQLLDAQRASIFLWDRRRSLLVGRPAMGVEGGQLEVDDSAGIVGAVLGSGTAKRWDASDSESEVNRKPDAQLQFQTTSLVAVPLNNRNGKRMGVFEVINKRDGRFTDQDEQVLKELAVHAAAAIENSQERERLAQNCDKLALAVAENVQVIGESPAIVTLRKTSDRVAKTDLSVLILGENGTGKEVLARSIHLSGARRHEPFIAVNCAAIVETLLESELFGHEKGAFTDAHEARAGKFEIANGGTLFLDEIGDMSLSGQAKLLRALEEKVVVRVGGFTPISTDVRVLAATNQPLAELVRQKRFREDLFFRLNVVTLKLPPLRERGDDILLLAQHFLEDFAHKQGHRVPTLSAAAARALRSHLWPGNIRELRNLIERVSYLCTSDVIQPSDLSFSQSPSEQSDAQRLANKSLNEATRQFQIQHIQSAIQRAGRNMTEAAAMLGLHRSNLYRKMKQLDLETIDD, encoded by the coding sequence ATGCCAAGCAAAACCGACTATTTTTCGTCACATTGGCCCTCGGTTGTTCGCGAGCTCAGCTGTGAATTACTCCGCCAAGTTGCTGCCGGCGAACCGCTGGCGACAACTTTTTACCCAGCGATCAGCCGCGTCTTGGCCGATTTTCGCCCCGGTGCGATCGCGATCGTTCGCCAACGTGGCATGGACTGGGGGCTGGAACCCGCCTTCGCCGCCGCCTCCGATTTCCGCATCGCCGCGGTCCCCGAAGTCGTGATCTCGTCGGCGCTCGAAGCCCAATTTATCGGTCACGACAGCGGTTGGGTTGCCGCTGCGATCGCGTCGAAGGATCGGGCGCCCAGCGTCCTTGTCGTCCAGTTGCCTCGCGCGGCGGTCGATCAAGTCGATGCGCTGCGTCCGCTGATGATCGGGCTGGCCGAACTGGCGGCGCTGCTGCTGCAAATCGCCGGCGACCAAGCCGCTCGCGCTGCGGAGATCCAGCGGCTGACGACGATGTTGGAGATTGCCGCCACCTGGCAACAGCAACGCGATTGGTCGGAGCTGCTCGAATCGATGGCCGAAGCGGCGACGCAATTGTTGGACGCTCAACGGGCCAGCATCTTCTTGTGGGACCGCCGCCGGTCGCTGTTGGTCGGCCGTCCGGCGATGGGCGTCGAGGGAGGCCAATTGGAAGTCGACGATTCGGCCGGAATCGTGGGGGCGGTGCTCGGTTCGGGAACCGCGAAACGTTGGGATGCGTCGGACAGCGAATCGGAAGTCAATCGCAAGCCGGACGCTCAGTTACAGTTCCAGACGACGTCGTTGGTGGCGGTACCGCTGAACAACCGCAACGGCAAGCGGATGGGAGTCTTCGAGGTGATCAACAAACGCGATGGGCGTTTCACCGATCAAGATGAACAGGTTCTGAAGGAGTTGGCGGTGCATGCAGCCGCGGCGATCGAGAACTCTCAAGAGCGAGAGCGTTTGGCGCAGAACTGCGACAAGCTGGCTCTTGCGGTGGCGGAGAACGTCCAAGTGATCGGGGAGAGTCCAGCGATCGTGACGCTGCGAAAGACGAGCGATCGCGTTGCGAAAACCGATCTGTCGGTCTTGATCCTCGGCGAAAACGGAACCGGCAAAGAGGTCCTGGCCCGTTCGATTCATCTTTCGGGAGCCCGGCGCCACGAGCCATTTATCGCCGTCAACTGCGCCGCGATCGTCGAAACGCTGTTGGAAAGCGAGTTGTTCGGTCACGAGAAGGGAGCGTTCACCGACGCGCACGAAGCGCGCGCCGGCAAGTTCGAGATCGCCAATGGTGGCACGTTGTTTCTGGACGAAATCGGCGACATGAGTCTCAGCGGACAGGCGAAACTGCTGCGTGCGCTCGAGGAAAAGGTGGTCGTTCGCGTCGGCGGCTTCACGCCGATCTCGACCGATGTCCGCGTCTTGGCGGCGACCAATCAACCGCTGGCCGAATTGGTCCGCCAAAAAAGGTTTCGCGAAGACCTCTTCTTCCGCTTGAACGTTGTCACTTTAAAGCTGCCGCCGCTACGCGAACGGGGCGACGACATCTTGCTGCTGGCTCAACATTTTCTGGAAGACTTCGCACACAAGCAGGGACACCGCGTGCCGACGCTTTCAGCCGCCGCCGCCCGCGCGCTGCGATCTCATCTGTGGCCGGGCAACATCCGCGAGCTGCGGAACCTGATCGAACGCGTCAGTTATCTGTGCACATCCGACGTGATCCAGCCGTCGGACCTCAGTTTTTCGCAAAGCCCGAGCGAACAATCCGACGCCCAGCGGTTGGCCAACAAGTCGCTGAACGAAGCGACTCGGCAGTTCCAAATCCAGCACATCCAATCGGCGATCCAACGCGCCGGGCGGAATATGACCGAAGCCGCCGCGATGCTGGGCCTGCACCGCAGCAACCTGTACCGCAAAATGAAGCAATTGGATCTCGAAACGATCGACGATTGA